GGAGGTGTTTGCATGAACATCTACGAGAACGTCGTCATCCTCAACGCCTCACTCTCTGATGAAGAGATCAATGCTGCTGTTACAAAGATTAAGGACGTGGTCGCAAATTCCGGCGGTGAGACAATCAAGGCAGATCTCTGGGGCAGAAAAAAACTTGCCTATGAGATAAAGAAGCAGCAGAAGGGCTTCTACGTGCTTTTTATCTTCAAGACCCCGGCTGCCTCGATCAGAAAGCTCGAAGAACTTTACAAGGTCTATGATTCGGTCATTAAATTCATGGTGATCAAGCTCGGGCCAAAGCAGGTCAAGGCACTGGAAGCTGCGCAGGCTGCGGCGGAGGCTGCTGCCCAGGCGGCTGCGCAGGCTGCTGCAGAGGCAGAGCAGGCACCGAAAGAGGCTTAAATGTTCAATAAGGTCATACTCATAGGCAATCTTACGAAGGACCCTGAGCTCAGATATACTCCGAAGGGAACGCCGGTATGCACCTTGAGGCTTGCCTCCACTACAAGATACAAGTCCGGCGACAGCATGAAGGATGACACGTTGTTCATCAATGTTGTCGTATGGGGCAAGCAGGGCGAGACCGCGGCCCAGTACCTTGCCAAAGGCAAGTCTGTCCTTGTTGAAGGAAGACTGCAGGAGCAGCGCTGGGAGACTGACGGCCAGCAGAAGTCCCGGTTTGAGGTCGTTGCGCAGGGAGTCCGCTTCCTCAGCAAGAAGGATGAAGGAGGCTCTCACGACAGCGGTGCTTCCGATGACTTTGCCCCCCCTGACGAGACAACGGACCTTGAGCCGTTCTAAAAAATAACGATCGAATAAAAAAAGGAGATACTATGGCAGCACCACAGAAAAGATTTCAGAGAAGAAAGTTCTGCAGGTTTTGCTCCGAGAAGGTGGATTTCGTAGATTACAAGGACATCAAGTTCCTCAGAGGCTACCTCACGGAGAGAGGAAAGATACTTACCCGCCGCATGACCGGAACGTGTGCGCTCCACCAGCGGGTGCTG
The sequence above is drawn from the Nitrospirota bacterium genome and encodes:
- the rpsF gene encoding 30S ribosomal protein S6; its protein translation is MNIYENVVILNASLSDEEINAAVTKIKDVVANSGGETIKADLWGRKKLAYEIKKQQKGFYVLFIFKTPAASIRKLEELYKVYDSVIKFMVIKLGPKQVKALEAAQAAAEAAAQAAAQAAAEAEQAPKEA
- the ssb gene encoding single-stranded DNA-binding protein, with the protein product MFNKVILIGNLTKDPELRYTPKGTPVCTLRLASTTRYKSGDSMKDDTLFINVVVWGKQGETAAQYLAKGKSVLVEGRLQEQRWETDGQQKSRFEVVAQGVRFLSKKDEGGSHDSGASDDFAPPDETTDLEPF
- a CDS encoding 30S ribosomal protein S18; amino-acid sequence: MAAPQKRFQRRKFCRFCSEKVDFVDYKDIKFLRGYLTERGKILTRRMTGTCALHQRVLSEAIMRARSIALISFIER